The following are encoded in a window of Microbacterium sp. LWO13-1.2 genomic DNA:
- a CDS encoding CDP-glycerol glycerophosphotransferase family protein — MASFSFGSGNAAKLLRIPVYAAGRIGTLLVPRGSRWVFGCGAGIGDGALALQRLARTEGHDTLWLTASEREEQDAEALGIRTARKGSLRGWWETARAGVLVVTHGLGDVNRYAVAGAFVVQLWHGIPLKRIGLDSPATTQVPRVPGAALLQRLVAVLYRAAAQRIRVLPAASHRSRGRLESAFGLGDERIIVTGEPRVDVLSAGPHAERRAAASRLLADTVGALPDGARVALYAPTWRDGAADPAVPTAEEWVRIIRLLEERNAVLLIRSHPLGEGGYTPPLPSRRVRLLGSRDLPDVTPALAAVDVLITDYSSLAFDVGLLAIPVLFLAPDAAEYARTRGFYGRFEDVAGGDAAADWDELGTQLDRLLTDEEAFTARSDRSATLSAEMHAYRDGRNTRRVYQAIRARGIPAPKGAS, encoded by the coding sequence GTGGCGTCCTTCTCTTTCGGCTCCGGCAATGCGGCCAAGCTGCTCCGGATCCCCGTGTATGCCGCGGGACGCATAGGCACGCTCCTGGTCCCGCGCGGGAGTCGTTGGGTCTTCGGCTGCGGAGCCGGAATCGGCGACGGCGCACTCGCCCTTCAACGACTTGCACGCACCGAGGGGCACGACACGCTCTGGCTCACCGCATCCGAGCGTGAAGAGCAGGATGCGGAGGCACTCGGCATCCGCACGGCGCGCAAGGGGAGTCTGCGGGGCTGGTGGGAGACGGCACGCGCCGGCGTCCTCGTGGTCACCCACGGTCTCGGTGACGTGAACCGCTACGCCGTCGCCGGAGCATTCGTGGTGCAGCTGTGGCACGGCATCCCGCTCAAGCGCATCGGACTCGATTCCCCGGCGACGACGCAGGTGCCCCGTGTGCCGGGAGCGGCGCTGCTGCAGCGCCTGGTCGCCGTGCTGTACCGGGCTGCGGCCCAGCGCATTCGCGTCCTCCCTGCGGCCTCGCATCGCTCACGTGGTCGACTGGAGTCGGCCTTCGGCCTCGGTGACGAACGGATCATCGTCACGGGGGAGCCGCGTGTGGATGTGCTCTCCGCTGGGCCGCACGCAGAACGTCGCGCGGCGGCATCCCGTCTGCTCGCCGACACTGTCGGTGCTCTGCCGGATGGCGCGCGCGTGGCCTTGTACGCGCCCACCTGGCGTGACGGTGCGGCCGACCCGGCGGTGCCGACGGCCGAGGAGTGGGTGCGGATCATCCGCCTGCTCGAGGAGCGCAACGCCGTGCTGCTGATCCGTTCGCACCCCCTCGGCGAAGGCGGCTACACGCCGCCGCTGCCCAGTCGACGGGTGCGGTTGCTGGGCTCCCGCGATCTGCCCGATGTGACTCCCGCGCTCGCCGCCGTCGACGTGCTGATCACCGACTACTCCTCGCTCGCCTTCGATGTCGGCCTGCTGGCGATTCCGGTGCTGTTCCTCGCTCCTGACGCTGCCGAGTACGCCCGCACCCGTGGGTTCTACGGACGCTTCGAAGACGTGGCCGGTGGCGACGCCGCGGCGGACTGGGACGAGCTGGGCACGCAGTTGGATCGACTCCTCACGGATGAGGAAGCCTTCACCGCGAGGTCCGACCGTTCCGCTACGCTCAGCGCGGAGATGCACGCGTACCGCGACGGACGCAACACCCGACGGGTGTACCAGGCAATCCGTGCGCGGGGTATCCCTGCGCCGAAGGGAGCATCATGA
- a CDS encoding trypsin-like peptidase domain-containing protein — translation MNEDNTHDHTAPVVPPAQAADAAANPTGSAAPGEATVAPAPIAEVPAFAAPAQPSQGHEMPSAFASATPPGAPVVPPGAPAAGPYTAPAAGAAFGLPVTPVGASQPTLPLGSTAPLGFVDVPGNASSGVPVADTAKGTGQKPRSGVKVAALVVAAALVGGVAGFGGGAIWSAVGTPPPSGVASGPETVTVNNPGSVNETTAIAAKALPSVVTIEVAGTDEGGSGSGVIISDDGYVLTNTHVVTLGGAAADPTIRVTTSDGRIYDATIVGTDPIYDLAVIKLEGAKGLTPIEFADSSKLNVGDTAVALGAPLGLSNSVTTGIVSALNRSIQIASSALPDSSSEDAPQEEAPEEEGEGGPFQFDMPGSGQQQSSESISIAVIQTDAAINHGNSGGALVNSKGELIGINVAIASSGNSEESGSIGLGFSIPSNIADRVSKELIDNGSATHGLLGASVRDAASVEDAEVAGAFIAEVTSGGAAAAGGLKADDIVTAFNGVPITSASDLTAQVRAAAAGSTATVTYVRDGRENEIEVTLGELAG, via the coding sequence ATGAACGAAGACAACACCCACGACCACACGGCACCCGTTGTGCCGCCGGCCCAGGCCGCAGATGCTGCCGCGAACCCCACAGGGAGCGCCGCGCCCGGAGAAGCCACGGTCGCCCCCGCGCCGATCGCAGAGGTGCCGGCGTTCGCTGCACCGGCACAGCCGAGCCAGGGACACGAAATGCCGTCGGCGTTCGCGTCGGCCACGCCTCCTGGGGCTCCGGTCGTACCACCTGGCGCCCCGGCAGCAGGTCCGTACACGGCTCCGGCCGCTGGTGCGGCCTTCGGACTCCCGGTGACGCCCGTCGGTGCCTCGCAGCCGACGCTCCCGCTGGGGAGCACTGCGCCGCTCGGCTTCGTCGACGTCCCGGGAAACGCGTCGTCCGGCGTTCCGGTCGCAGATACTGCGAAGGGCACAGGCCAGAAGCCGCGCAGCGGCGTGAAGGTCGCAGCGCTCGTTGTGGCGGCAGCCCTCGTCGGCGGCGTCGCCGGATTCGGCGGCGGTGCGATCTGGAGCGCCGTCGGAACTCCGCCGCCCAGCGGAGTCGCCTCCGGTCCGGAGACGGTCACGGTGAACAATCCCGGTTCCGTCAACGAGACGACGGCGATCGCCGCCAAGGCACTGCCGTCGGTCGTCACCATCGAGGTGGCGGGAACCGACGAGGGCGGCAGCGGCTCCGGTGTGATCATCAGCGACGACGGTTACGTTCTGACGAATACTCACGTCGTCACGCTCGGCGGTGCCGCAGCGGATCCGACGATCCGCGTCACGACCTCGGACGGGCGCATCTACGATGCCACGATCGTCGGCACCGACCCGATCTACGATCTCGCCGTGATCAAGCTCGAGGGCGCGAAGGGCCTCACGCCGATCGAATTCGCCGACTCGTCGAAACTCAATGTCGGAGACACCGCCGTCGCCCTCGGCGCCCCCTTGGGGCTGTCGAACTCCGTGACGACGGGCATCGTCAGCGCGCTGAACCGCAGCATCCAGATCGCCTCATCCGCTCTTCCCGACTCGTCCAGCGAGGACGCCCCTCAGGAGGAAGCGCCGGAGGAGGAGGGCGAAGGCGGACCGTTCCAGTTCGACATGCCCGGCTCCGGTCAGCAGCAGAGCTCCGAGTCGATCTCGATCGCCGTCATCCAGACGGACGCCGCGATCAACCACGGCAACTCGGGTGGTGCGCTCGTCAACAGCAAGGGCGAGCTGATCGGCATCAACGTCGCGATCGCCAGCTCCGGCAACTCCGAGGAGTCCGGATCGATCGGACTCGGATTCTCGATCCCGTCGAACATCGCCGATCGTGTGTCGAAGGAGCTCATCGACAACGGCTCAGCGACCCACGGCCTGCTGGGTGCCTCGGTGCGTGATGCCGCCTCGGTCGAGGACGCGGAGGTCGCCGGTGCGTTCATCGCCGAGGTCACGAGCGGCGGCGCGGCTGCTGCCGGTGGTCTGAAGGCCGACGACATCGTCACCGCCTTCAACGGTGTGCCGATCACCAGCGCGAGTGACCTCACGGCCCAGGTACGGGCAGCGGCCGCTGGGAGCACGGCGACGGTCACCTACGTCCGGGACGGTCGCGAGAACGAGATCGAGGTCACGCTCGGAGAGCTCGCAGGCTGA
- a CDS encoding aminotransferase class I/II-fold pyridoxal phosphate-dependent enzyme — MSDIPGAWRRTAAGAGLLSADGAVAPTIFAEMSAAAARTGAINLGQGFPDEDGPAEVLDAAREAIARGANQYPPGRGIPDLLAAISEHQQRFYGLSVDPEREVIVTAGATEALTATLLALIDGPDDEVVVFEPYYDSYAAAVALAGARLRTVPLRTPDFQPDLGELAASVNDRTRIILVNDPHNPTGAVFGPEVLAEIVRLAVLHDATIVTDEVYEHLAFHAPHTPIATLPGAAERTLTISSAGKTFNTTGWKIGWVHGPADLITAVLTVKQYLTYVNGSPFQPAIAVGLRLPDSYFADAAAALTRKHEILGAGLRAAGFSVHPPRGGYFTVADATALGGSDAAAFCRALPERAGVVAIPLTSFVSAQHQADYAGLVRFAACKRVEVLEEAASRLVAFGA; from the coding sequence ATGAGTGACATTCCCGGTGCGTGGCGACGCACGGCAGCAGGGGCCGGCCTGCTCTCGGCCGATGGCGCTGTCGCGCCCACCATCTTCGCAGAGATGTCGGCCGCCGCGGCGAGAACCGGCGCGATCAACCTGGGGCAGGGCTTCCCCGATGAGGACGGCCCGGCTGAGGTGCTGGATGCCGCGCGAGAGGCGATCGCGCGCGGTGCGAATCAGTACCCGCCCGGGCGCGGCATCCCCGACCTGCTGGCCGCGATCAGCGAGCACCAGCAGCGCTTCTACGGGTTGAGTGTGGACCCGGAGCGCGAGGTCATCGTGACGGCAGGCGCGACAGAGGCGCTGACCGCGACGCTGCTCGCTCTCATCGACGGGCCGGACGACGAGGTCGTGGTGTTCGAGCCGTACTACGACTCCTACGCCGCCGCCGTTGCGCTGGCCGGTGCGCGGCTGCGCACGGTGCCGCTGCGCACTCCCGACTTCCAGCCGGATCTGGGTGAGCTCGCGGCATCCGTCAACGACCGCACCCGGATCATCCTGGTGAACGACCCGCACAACCCGACCGGAGCCGTCTTCGGCCCGGAAGTGCTGGCCGAGATCGTGCGCCTCGCGGTGCTGCACGACGCGACCATCGTCACCGACGAGGTCTACGAGCATCTCGCCTTCCACGCGCCGCATACGCCGATCGCGACGCTGCCCGGTGCCGCGGAGCGCACGCTGACGATCTCGTCCGCCGGGAAGACGTTCAACACGACCGGCTGGAAGATCGGGTGGGTTCACGGCCCCGCCGACCTCATCACCGCTGTGCTCACGGTGAAGCAGTACCTCACGTACGTGAACGGCTCGCCGTTCCAGCCCGCGATCGCCGTGGGGCTGCGTCTGCCGGATTCGTACTTCGCGGATGCCGCCGCAGCTCTCACCCGCAAGCACGAGATCCTCGGTGCAGGTCTCCGCGCGGCCGGGTTCTCGGTGCATCCCCCGCGCGGCGGCTACTTCACTGTCGCTGATGCCACTGCGCTCGGCGGGTCGGATGCCGCCGCCTTCTGCCGCGCCCTCCCCGAGCGCGCCGGGGTCGTCGCGATTCCACTCACCTCGTTCGTGTCGGCCCAGCACCAGGCTGATTACGCCGGTTTGGTGCGGTTCGCCGCGTGCAAGCGGGTCGAGGTGCTCGAGGAGGCCGCCTCTCGGCTGGTCGCCTTCGGCGCCTGA
- a CDS encoding carbon-nitrogen hydrolase family protein: MSETSALPVAVCQFAPTASRADNLERIAALTADAAARGAKLVVFPEYSSYFVDPMDATLAENAEPLDGEFVTALTALAAEYAVVIVAGLAERAADEQHVRNAVVAVRGDGILAVYRKQHLYDAFGQRESDWIEAGDVGEASTFDVGGLRFGLMTCYDLRFPEVARTLVDAGADVLVVPAEWVRGPLKEHHWTTLLAARAIENTAYVVAADHPTPIGVGHSQIIDPQGVVLAGIGTGDGIAAAVVERAAIERVRAVNPSLRVRRYKVIPR, from the coding sequence ATGTCCGAGACATCCGCACTGCCCGTTGCCGTCTGCCAGTTCGCGCCGACGGCATCTCGCGCCGACAACCTCGAGCGGATCGCCGCGCTGACGGCAGATGCCGCCGCGCGCGGAGCGAAGCTGGTGGTGTTCCCGGAGTACTCCAGCTATTTCGTCGACCCGATGGACGCCACCCTCGCGGAGAACGCCGAACCGCTCGACGGCGAGTTCGTGACCGCGCTGACCGCGCTTGCGGCCGAGTACGCCGTGGTCATCGTCGCGGGTCTCGCCGAACGGGCGGCCGACGAGCAGCATGTGCGCAATGCCGTCGTGGCCGTGCGGGGAGACGGCATCCTCGCGGTCTACCGCAAGCAGCACCTGTACGACGCGTTCGGGCAGCGGGAGTCGGACTGGATCGAGGCGGGCGATGTGGGGGAGGCGTCGACATTCGACGTCGGGGGACTGCGGTTCGGGCTGATGACCTGCTACGATCTGCGCTTCCCTGAGGTGGCGCGCACCCTGGTGGATGCCGGTGCCGACGTCCTGGTCGTGCCCGCGGAGTGGGTCCGTGGCCCGCTCAAGGAGCACCATTGGACGACGCTGCTCGCCGCCCGCGCCATCGAGAACACGGCCTACGTCGTCGCGGCCGATCACCCCACCCCGATCGGCGTCGGTCACTCGCAGATCATCGACCCGCAGGGCGTCGTGCTCGCCGGGATCGGCACCGGCGACGGCATCGCCGCGGCTGTCGTGGAGCGCGCCGCGATCGAACGCGTGCGCGCCGTGAACCCGTCTTTGCGGGTGCGCCGCTACAAGGTCATCCCGCGCTGA
- a CDS encoding FAD/NAD(P)-binding protein — translation MPRTLDVDYLVVGAGAAGMAFTDALIDHADVRVALVDQRDAPGGHWLDAYPFVRLHQASMFYGVASTLLGGGRLQTQGPEAGLQERADRDQICAYYASVLAERMLASGKVEFFGGCTYLGDGRVSSGGGGPGFAVTSRCRIVDATYLAPRIPAMVPPPFEVAEGARVILVNELPDLEHPQHQYVIVGSGKTATDSIVWLLGRGIAPGAICWVRPRDPWMLNRAKVQPDPAILLGMAADTMEAARLATSLDDLFLRLEDAEVLLRIDRSVLPTMARTPTLALWELTLLRTVEHVVRRGHLRRVEPGWLLFDDGTEAVQREAVVVHCAAEGLRRRPLVPIWGGDAIRPQPTRTGFPCFGAAMIGYVEATRDDDGEKNRVCLPSPYSSTLADWVEMTILGTRSAKAFGAEPDISEWANRVALNPARVPAGYGESAELDAVKARLKQHREPGLQALGLLSDRARGEASRER, via the coding sequence ATGCCCAGGACGCTGGATGTCGACTACCTCGTGGTGGGCGCCGGAGCGGCCGGCATGGCTTTCACCGACGCGCTGATCGACCACGCCGACGTGCGGGTGGCGCTCGTCGACCAGCGGGACGCCCCGGGCGGCCACTGGCTGGACGCGTACCCCTTCGTCCGCCTCCACCAGGCCTCGATGTTCTACGGCGTGGCATCCACGCTGCTCGGCGGCGGAAGGCTGCAGACGCAAGGCCCCGAGGCCGGGCTGCAGGAGCGAGCCGACCGCGATCAGATCTGCGCGTACTACGCATCCGTTCTCGCGGAGCGGATGCTCGCATCCGGCAAAGTCGAGTTCTTCGGAGGCTGCACGTACCTCGGCGACGGCCGAGTCTCCTCCGGCGGCGGGGGACCCGGGTTCGCCGTGACGTCTCGCTGCCGAATCGTGGATGCGACCTACCTGGCGCCGAGAATCCCCGCGATGGTGCCGCCGCCGTTCGAGGTCGCGGAGGGCGCCCGGGTGATCCTGGTCAATGAGCTGCCCGACCTGGAGCATCCGCAGCACCAATACGTCATCGTCGGTTCGGGTAAGACCGCGACGGACTCGATCGTGTGGCTGCTCGGCCGCGGCATTGCCCCCGGAGCGATCTGCTGGGTGCGCCCACGGGATCCGTGGATGCTCAATCGCGCGAAGGTGCAGCCCGATCCCGCGATCCTGCTGGGGATGGCGGCCGACACGATGGAGGCGGCCCGCCTGGCGACGTCACTCGACGATCTGTTCCTCCGCCTGGAGGATGCCGAGGTACTGCTGCGGATCGATCGTTCCGTCTTGCCCACGATGGCGCGAACGCCGACCCTCGCCCTGTGGGAGCTGACTCTGCTGCGTACGGTCGAGCATGTCGTGCGCCGAGGGCACCTGCGGCGGGTCGAGCCTGGGTGGCTGTTGTTCGACGACGGGACGGAGGCGGTCCAGCGGGAGGCTGTCGTCGTGCACTGCGCGGCTGAGGGGCTGCGACGACGGCCACTGGTGCCGATCTGGGGCGGCGACGCCATCAGACCGCAGCCGACTCGCACCGGGTTCCCGTGCTTCGGTGCCGCGATGATCGGCTACGTCGAGGCGACTCGTGACGACGACGGCGAGAAGAACCGCGTCTGCCTCCCCTCGCCGTACTCGAGCACCCTCGCGGACTGGGTCGAGATGACGATCCTCGGCACGCGCTCTGCGAAGGCGTTCGGGGCGGAACCCGACATCTCGGAGTGGGCGAACCGGGTGGCGCTGAATCCAGCGCGCGTGCCCGCCGGATACGGCGAGTCAGCGGAACTGGATGCCGTGAAAGCCCGACTGAAACAGCACCGGGAGCCGGGTCTGCAGGCTCTGGGGCTGCTGAGCGACCGCGCTCGGGGCGAGGCTTCCAGAGAAAGATGA